The Zobellia alginiliquefaciens genome contains a region encoding:
- the rplO gene encoding 50S ribosomal protein L15, producing the protein MNLSNLKPADGSTNRAGKRIGRGQGSGKGGTAARGHKGAKSRSGYSKKIGFEGGQMPLQRRVPKFGFTNINRVEYQGINVERLQELVDNKGVKDTITFETLVENGLAKSKDLVKILGGGELKASLKVSAHKFTASAKAAIEAAGGEAINL; encoded by the coding sequence ATGAATTTAAGTAATCTAAAGCCGGCAGATGGTTCTACCAATAGAGCGGGCAAGAGAATAGGTAGAGGTCAAGGATCTGGTAAAGGTGGTACTGCTGCAAGAGGGCATAAAGGTGCTAAATCTAGATCTGGTTACTCTAAGAAAATAGGTTTTGAAGGTGGACAGATGCCTTTACAGAGACGTGTGCCTAAATTTGGTTTTACAAACATAAACCGAGTTGAATATCAAGGTATCAACGTTGAGAGGTTGCAAGAGCTAGTGGATAACAAAGGAGTTAAAGACACTATTACTTTTGAAACTTTGGTTGAAAATGGTTTGGCCAAGAGTAAAGACCTGGTAAAAATATTAGGTGGTGGAGAATTAAAGGCTTCACTTAAGGTTTCAGCGCATAAATTTACAGCAAGTGCTAAAGCGGCAATTGAAGCTGCTGGTGGAGAAGCAATAAATTTATAA
- the rpmD gene encoding 50S ribosomal protein L30: protein MAKKILVKQLKSSIKRPQNQKRTLSALGLKKIGQVVEHDATPNILGMIAKVEHLVSTEEA from the coding sequence ATGGCAAAGAAAATTCTGGTAAAACAGTTAAAGAGCAGCATCAAAAGGCCACAGAACCAAAAGCGTACATTGTCTGCTTTGGGTCTAAAAAAAATTGGTCAAGTAGTAGAGCATGATGCCACGCCGAATATACTCGGTATGATAGCTAAAGTTGAACATTTGGTTTCCACTGAGGAAGCTTAA
- the rpsE gene encoding 30S ribosomal protein S5 yields MYQKYKNAETVKPGGLDLKDRLVGIQRVTKVTKGGRAFGFSAIVVVGDESGVVGHGLGKSKEVATAIAKAIEDAKKNLIRIPLNKATLPHEQKGKYGGARVYIQPASHGTGVIAGGAVRAVLEAVGVQDVLSKSQGSSNPHNVVKATFDALLQLRDARTVADQRGVSLEKVFKG; encoded by the coding sequence ATGTACCAGAAATATAAAAACGCAGAGACCGTTAAACCCGGTGGATTGGATCTTAAAGATAGATTGGTAGGCATACAGCGTGTTACCAAAGTTACTAAAGGTGGTAGGGCCTTCGGTTTCTCAGCTATAGTTGTTGTAGGTGATGAAAGTGGAGTTGTTGGACACGGTTTAGGAAAATCTAAGGAGGTAGCAACTGCTATTGCTAAGGCTATTGAAGACGCTAAAAAGAACTTAATTCGTATTCCTTTGAACAAGGCTACATTGCCTCACGAACAAAAAGGTAAATATGGTGGAGCTCGTGTATATATCCAGCCGGCATCCCATGGTACCGGAGTTATTGCAGGTGGTGCAGTAAGAGCGGTATTGGAAGCTGTAGGTGTACAGGATGTATTATCTAAGTCACAAGGTTCTTCTAACCCTCATAACGTGGTTAAAGCTACTTTTGATGCACTTTTGCAATTGAGAGATGCAAGAACTGTAGCTGATCAAAGAGGAGTTTCTCTTGAAAAAGTTTTTAAAGGATAA
- the rplR gene encoding 50S ribosomal protein L18 — protein MGLSTSERKQRIRRRIRKVSNGTAERPRLSVFRSNKEIYAQVIDDTKGATLAFVSSRDKDLAKEKGTKIEIASLVGKAIAAKCKEAGIKKVAFDRGGNLYHGRVKSLADGAREAGLNF, from the coding sequence ATGGGATTATCAACAAGCGAAAGAAAACAGAGAATACGGAGAAGAATTAGAAAGGTTTCCAATGGAACAGCGGAAAGACCTAGATTATCCGTTTTTAGAAGCAATAAAGAAATTTATGCTCAGGTTATAGACGATACAAAAGGTGCTACATTGGCATTTGTATCATCTAGAGATAAAGATTTAGCAAAAGAAAAGGGTACTAAGATAGAGATTGCAAGCCTTGTAGGAAAAGCGATCGCTGCAAAGTGCAAAGAAGCAGGTATTAAAAAAGTTGCTTTTGATAGAGGTGGTAACCTTTACCACGGAAGAGTGAAATCTTTGGCTGATGGCGCAAGGGAAGCAGGACTTAATTTTTAA
- the rplF gene encoding 50S ribosomal protein L6: MSRIGNNPVAIPEGVTVEVKENEVVVKGKLGELTQEFSAVDIKIEENQVWVTRPSDSKEHKAKHGLYRSLVKNMIEGVSKGWTKELELVGVGYRAANQGQKLDIALGFSHNIVIDIAPEVKVETVSEKGKNPIIKLTSFDKQLVGQIAAKIRAFRKPEPYKGKGVKFVGEQLRRKAGKSA; this comes from the coding sequence ATGTCAAGAATTGGTAATAATCCGGTAGCTATTCCTGAAGGAGTTACTGTTGAAGTAAAGGAGAACGAGGTTGTCGTAAAAGGCAAGTTGGGTGAGCTTACTCAAGAGTTTTCTGCCGTCGATATAAAGATAGAAGAGAATCAAGTTTGGGTAACTAGACCTTCAGATTCTAAGGAACATAAAGCAAAGCATGGTCTATACCGTTCTTTGGTGAAGAATATGATCGAAGGTGTTTCTAAAGGATGGACAAAAGAATTGGAACTTGTAGGTGTGGGTTACCGTGCCGCTAATCAAGGTCAGAAATTGGATATCGCTTTAGGATTTTCTCATAATATAGTTATAGATATAGCTCCTGAAGTTAAGGTTGAAACTGTATCTGAGAAAGGAAAGAATCCAATTATAAAATTGACATCTTTCGATAAACAATTGGTCGGTCAAATTGCCGCAAAAATACGAGCTTTCCGTAAGCCTGAGCCTTATAAAGGAAAAGGTGTTAAGTTTGTTGGCGAGCAGTTAAGAAGAAAAGCAGGTAAATCAGCTTAA
- the rpsH gene encoding 30S ribosomal protein S8, which produces MVTDTIADYLTRVRNASRAGHRVVEIPSSKVKREMTKILFDQGYILSYKFEEDKVQGSIKIALKYDKATKEPVIKKIQRISKPGLRKYAGAENLPRVLNGLGIAIVSTSHGVMTSKQAKNENVGGEVLCYVY; this is translated from the coding sequence ATGGTTACAGATACTATAGCAGATTATCTAACGCGAGTTAGAAATGCCAGCAGAGCTGGTCACAGAGTGGTAGAGATACCTTCTTCAAAAGTGAAGAGAGAGATGACTAAAATATTGTTCGATCAGGGCTATATTTTAAGTTACAAATTCGAGGAGGATAAGGTTCAGGGTTCTATTAAGATTGCCTTGAAATATGACAAGGCTACTAAAGAGCCTGTTATTAAAAAAATTCAGAGAATCAGTAAGCCGGGTCTACGTAAGTATGCAGGTGCTGAAAATCTGCCTAGAGTCTTAAATGGTTTAGGAATAGCTATAGTTTCAACTTCTCACGGAGTAATGACGAGCAAGCAGGCAAAAAATGAAAATGTAGGTGGCGAGGTGCTTTGCTACGTATATTAA
- the rpsN gene encoding 30S ribosomal protein S14, whose protein sequence is MAKESMKARERKRAKTVAKYAEKRKALKEAGDYEALQKLPKNASPVRMHNRCKLTGRPKGYMRTFGISRVMFREMANKGLIPGVKKASW, encoded by the coding sequence ATGGCTAAAGAATCGATGAAAGCCCGTGAGCGCAAAAGAGCGAAAACTGTTGCTAAATATGCCGAGAAAAGAAAGGCTTTGAAAGAAGCCGGAGATTACGAAGCATTGCAAAAGTTGCCAAAAAATGCATCACCTGTTCGTATGCACAATCGTTGCAAGTTAACAGGTAGGCCAAAAGGTTACATGAGGACTTTTGGTATCTCTAGGGTTATGTTTAGAGAGATGGCCAATAAAGGTCTTATACCAGGTGTTAAAAAAGCAAGCTGGTAA
- the rplE gene encoding 50S ribosomal protein L5: MAYVSRLKKEYGERIVDALKEEFGYKNVMQVPKLQKIVVSRGVGAAVADKKLIDHAVDELTNITGQRAVATLSKKDVAAFKLRKGMPIGAKVTLRGERMYEFLDRLITSALPRVRDFQGIKATGFDGRGNYSLGVTEQIIFPEINIDKINRIDGMDITFVTSAETDKEAKSLLTELGLPFKKN; the protein is encoded by the coding sequence ATGGCTTACGTTTCAAGGTTAAAGAAAGAATATGGTGAGCGTATAGTAGATGCGCTTAAAGAAGAATTTGGTTACAAGAATGTAATGCAAGTGCCAAAGCTTCAGAAGATAGTTGTTAGTAGAGGTGTTGGTGCCGCTGTTGCAGATAAGAAACTTATCGATCACGCAGTTGACGAATTGACTAATATTACTGGTCAGAGAGCTGTAGCTACATTGTCTAAGAAGGATGTTGCTGCATTTAAGTTGCGTAAAGGCATGCCTATTGGTGCTAAAGTTACTTTACGTGGTGAGCGTATGTACGAATTCTTGGATCGTTTGATTACAAGTGCATTGCCACGTGTTCGTGATTTTCAGGGGATTAAGGCTACTGGCTTTGATGGTCGTGGAAATTATAGCCTTGGTGTAACGGAGCAAATTATTTTTCCTGAAATCAATATTGATAAAATCAATAGAATTGACGGAATGGATATTACCTTTGTTACTTCGGCTGAAACGGACAAAGAAGCAAAATCATTGTTAACAGAATTAGGATTACCTTTTAAAAAGAACTAG
- the rplX gene encoding 50S ribosomal protein L24 — MKKLKIKTGDTVRIIAGDHKGTEGKVMTVDREKNKAIVEGANMVSKHQKPSAQNPQGGIVKKEAPIHISNLALIDAKSSETTRVGYEVRDGKKVRFSKKSNEVI; from the coding sequence ATGAAAAAGTTGAAAATTAAAACGGGAGATACAGTACGTATCATTGCTGGAGACCATAAAGGTACTGAAGGCAAGGTGATGACTGTAGACCGTGAGAAGAACAAAGCCATCGTGGAAGGTGCAAATATGGTTTCTAAACATCAGAAACCAAGTGCACAGAACCCACAAGGTGGTATCGTTAAAAAAGAAGCTCCTATCCATATTTCTAATCTTGCGCTTATTGATGCTAAATCAAGCGAGACTACAAGAGTAGGGTACGAGGTTAGAGACGGAAAGAAAGTCCGGTTTTCTAAGAAATCCAATGAAGTAATATAA
- the rplN gene encoding 50S ribosomal protein L14 produces MLQQESRLKVADNTGAKEVLTIRVLGGTKRRYASIGDKIVVTVKEATPNGGIKKGAVSTAVVVRTKKEVRRPDGSYIRFDDNACVLLNPTGEMRGTRVFGPVARELRDKQFMKIVSLAPEVL; encoded by the coding sequence ATGTTACAGCAAGAATCAAGGTTAAAGGTAGCGGATAATACTGGGGCAAAAGAAGTTTTGACCATACGTGTACTTGGTGGTACCAAGAGAAGATACGCTTCCATCGGAGATAAGATCGTTGTTACGGTTAAAGAAGCTACGCCTAACGGAGGTATCAAAAAAGGTGCGGTTTCTACGGCGGTAGTTGTAAGAACAAAGAAAGAAGTAAGAAGACCAGATGGTTCATATATTCGTTTCGATGACAATGCTTGTGTATTGTTGAATCCAACGGGCGAAATGAGAGGAACCCGTGTTTTCGGTCCGGTTGCCCGCGAATTACGCGATAAGCAATTCATGAAAATTGTTTCATTGGCCCCAGAGGTACTATAA
- the rpsQ gene encoding 30S ribosomal protein S17, with the protein MEEKRNLRKERIGVVTSNKMEKSIVVAEVKRVKHPMYGKFVLKTKKYVAHDEANDCNEGDTVKIMETRPLSKTKTWRLVEILERAK; encoded by the coding sequence ATGGAAGAAAAAAGAAACTTAAGGAAAGAAAGGATAGGGGTTGTAACCAGTAACAAAATGGAGAAATCCATTGTTGTGGCCGAGGTAAAGCGAGTAAAGCACCCTATGTACGGTAAGTTCGTTTTAAAGACGAAAAAATATGTTGCACACGACGAAGCAAATGATTGCAACGAAGGTGATACCGTTAAGATAATGGAGACACGCCCGTTAAGTAAGACTAAAACTTGGCGTTTAGTAGAAATCTTAGAAAGAGCTAAATAA
- the rpmC gene encoding 50S ribosomal protein L29, whose protein sequence is MKNKEIKELSIEELKQKLAEFKKESANLKIAHFVTPLENPLQIRKTRRTVARLATELTNRENQ, encoded by the coding sequence ATGAAAAACAAAGAAATTAAAGAATTGTCCATAGAAGAGCTTAAGCAAAAACTTGCTGAGTTTAAAAAGGAGTCTGCGAATCTTAAAATAGCTCACTTTGTGACGCCATTAGAGAATCCACTTCAAATCAGAAAGACAAGAAGAACGGTAGCTAGATTAGCAACGGAATTAACTAATAGGGAAAACCAATAA
- the rplP gene encoding 50S ribosomal protein L16 encodes MLQPKRTKFRKMQKGRMKGNAGRGFQLSNGMFGIKTLDSKFITSRQIEAARIAATRYMKRQGQLWIKIFPDKPITKKPLEVRMGKGKGAPEYFVAVVKPGRVLFEVAGVPIDVAKEALRLAAQKLPVKTKFIVARDYVDQDLI; translated from the coding sequence ATGTTACAACCTAAAAGAACCAAGTTTCGTAAGATGCAAAAAGGCCGCATGAAAGGCAATGCGGGTAGAGGTTTCCAATTATCAAATGGAATGTTCGGCATCAAAACTTTGGATTCAAAATTTATAACGTCACGCCAGATCGAGGCAGCTCGTATCGCGGCTACTAGATATATGAAAAGGCAAGGCCAGTTATGGATCAAAATTTTTCCAGACAAGCCTATTACCAAAAAACCTCTTGAGGTTCGTATGGGTAAAGGTAAAGGTGCTCCTGAGTATTTTGTGGCGGTCGTTAAGCCCGGAAGAGTTTTATTTGAAGTTGCTGGTGTACCTATAGATGTTGCTAAGGAAGCATTAAGGTTGGCAGCGCAAAAGTTACCTGTTAAAACAAAGTTTATTGTTGCACGTGACTACGTTGATCAAGATTTAATCTAA
- the rpsC gene encoding 30S ribosomal protein S3, with translation MGQKTNPIGNRLGIIRGWESNWYGGNDYGDKLAEDDKIRKYIHARLAKASVSRVIIERTLKLITITVTTARPGIIIGKGGQEVDKLKEELKKITNKEVQINIYEIKRPELDANLVAASVARQIESRISFRRAIKMAIAAAMRMNAEGIKIQISGRLNGAEMARSESYKDGRIPLSTFRADIDYALHEAQTTYGKLGIKVWIMKGEVYGKRELSPLVGMTKGQSSKGGDKREGGRKQRRRK, from the coding sequence ATGGGACAGAAAACAAATCCGATAGGAAATCGTCTAGGAATTATCAGAGGATGGGAATCTAACTGGTACGGTGGAAACGATTATGGAGATAAACTAGCTGAGGACGATAAGATACGTAAGTATATTCATGCGCGTTTGGCGAAAGCTAGCGTTTCTAGAGTAATTATAGAGCGTACCTTAAAGTTGATTACAATTACAGTGACTACTGCAAGACCTGGTATTATTATCGGTAAAGGTGGTCAAGAGGTGGATAAGCTTAAAGAAGAGCTTAAGAAAATCACCAATAAAGAGGTTCAGATCAATATTTACGAGATCAAAAGACCTGAGCTTGATGCTAATTTGGTTGCTGCAAGTGTTGCGCGTCAGATAGAAAGCAGAATTTCTTTTAGAAGAGCTATTAAAATGGCTATTGCCGCGGCAATGAGAATGAATGCAGAAGGTATTAAGATTCAGATTTCAGGTCGTTTAAATGGTGCTGAAATGGCGCGTTCGGAGTCTTATAAAGATGGGCGTATTCCATTGTCTACTTTCCGTGCGGATATCGATTATGCTTTGCATGAGGCACAAACGACATACGGTAAGTTAGGTATTAAGGTTTGGATCATGAAAGGTGAAGTGTACGGCAAGCGTGAGTTGTCTCCATTGGTAGGTATGACTAAAGGTCAATCTTCAAAAGGTGGTGATAAGCGTGAAGGCGGAAGAAAGCAACGTCGTAGAAAGTAA
- the rplV gene encoding 50S ribosomal protein L22, whose product MGVRKKQMAERIKAEKKEIAFAKLNNCPTSPRKMRLVADLVRGVKVEKALAILRFNPKEASRKLEKLLLSALANWQSKNEDASVEDADLFVKEIRVDGGSMLKRLRPAPQGRAHRIRKRSNHVTLVLGSNNNIES is encoded by the coding sequence ATGGGAGTTCGAAAAAAACAGATGGCCGAAAGAATCAAGGCTGAAAAAAAGGAGATAGCGTTCGCTAAGTTGAACAACTGTCCTACATCGCCTAGAAAAATGCGTTTGGTAGCTGACCTTGTTAGAGGTGTAAAAGTGGAAAAAGCTTTAGCTATTTTGCGTTTTAATCCAAAAGAGGCTTCTCGTAAGTTAGAGAAGTTATTGCTTTCTGCCTTGGCAAACTGGCAATCTAAGAATGAGGATGCTAGTGTAGAGGATGCGGATCTTTTTGTGAAGGAAATTCGTGTTGATGGAGGTAGTATGTTGAAAAGATTGCGTCCGGCTCCACAGGGTAGAGCGCATAGAATTAGAAAACGTTCCAACCATGTTACATTGGTTTTGGGGTCTAATAATAATATAGAAAGCTAG
- the rpsS gene encoding 30S ribosomal protein S19 encodes MARSLKKGPYVHYSLEKKIQQSASSGKKSVIKTWSRASMITPDFVGQTIAVHNGRQFVPVFVTENMVGHKLGEFSPTRSFRGHAGAKNKGKK; translated from the coding sequence ATGGCACGATCGTTAAAAAAAGGACCTTACGTTCATTATAGCTTGGAGAAAAAAATCCAGCAAAGCGCTTCTTCTGGAAAGAAGAGTGTTATAAAAACGTGGTCAAGAGCATCGATGATAACACCTGATTTTGTAGGTCAGACTATAGCTGTGCATAACGGAAGACAGTTTGTTCCTGTTTTCGTTACAGAGAACATGGTAGGTCATAAATTAGGCGAATTTTCTCCAACAAGATCTTTTAGGGGTCATGCGGGAGCCAAGAACAAAGGAAAAAAGTAA
- the rplB gene encoding 50S ribosomal protein L2, producing the protein MSVRKLKPITPGQRFRVVNGFDAITTDKPEKSLLAPLKKSGGRNSQGKMTIRQRGGGHKRRYRVIDFKRDKQGVSAVVESIQYDPNRTAFIALLKYADGEKRYIIAQNGLQVGQEVTSGSNVAPEIGNALPISEIPLGTIISCIELRPGQGAVMARSAGTFAQLMAKDGKFVTVKMPSGETRLILSTCMATIGAISNSDHQLLVSGKAGRSRWLGRRPRTRPVAMNPVDHPMGGGEGRASGGHPRSRNGIPAKGYRTRTRTKKTNKYILERRKK; encoded by the coding sequence ATGTCAGTTAGAAAATTAAAACCCATAACCCCCGGGCAGCGTTTTAGAGTAGTAAATGGTTTTGACGCCATTACTACTGATAAGCCGGAGAAGAGTTTGCTCGCTCCGTTAAAAAAATCGGGAGGTAGAAACAGTCAAGGAAAAATGACCATACGCCAAAGAGGTGGTGGACATAAGAGAAGGTATCGTGTTATTGATTTTAAAAGAGATAAGCAGGGAGTTTCTGCTGTTGTAGAATCAATTCAATATGATCCAAACAGAACGGCTTTTATTGCTTTGTTGAAGTATGCTGATGGTGAGAAAAGATACATCATTGCGCAAAACGGATTACAAGTAGGTCAAGAAGTTACTTCTGGAAGTAATGTGGCTCCGGAAATTGGAAATGCATTGCCGATAAGTGAGATACCATTAGGTACTATTATTTCTTGTATAGAATTACGACCTGGTCAAGGAGCTGTTATGGCTAGAAGTGCAGGTACTTTTGCTCAGTTAATGGCAAAAGATGGTAAGTTCGTTACGGTGAAGATGCCTTCAGGTGAAACTAGGTTGATATTGTCTACATGTATGGCTACGATTGGAGCTATATCTAATTCTGATCATCAATTATTGGTATCTGGTAAAGCGGGTAGAAGTAGATGGTTGGGTAGAAGACCTAGAACGAGACCAGTAGCGATGAACCCTGTCGATCACCCAATGGGTGGTGGTGAAGGTAGGGCTTCCGGTGGTCATCCAAGATCAAGAAACGGAATTCCGGCTAAAGGTTATAGAACGCGTACTAGAACCAAGAAGACGAATAAGTATATTCTAGAACGTAGAAAGAAATAA
- the rplW gene encoding 50S ribosomal protein L23 yields MSVLIKPIITEKMTAESELYNRYGFVVDPRANKIQIKDAVEATYGVSVKKVRTMNYGPSRKTRFTKTGVQHGKTNAIKKAIVDVVEGDIIDFYSNL; encoded by the coding sequence ATGAGTGTGTTGATAAAACCAATAATAACGGAAAAAATGACCGCTGAAAGCGAGTTGTACAATCGTTATGGTTTCGTAGTTGATCCAAGGGCCAACAAGATTCAGATTAAAGATGCTGTAGAGGCAACTTACGGTGTTTCGGTAAAGAAAGTGCGTACCATGAATTATGGTCCGTCTCGTAAAACACGTTTCACCAAGACTGGCGTACAGCATGGTAAGACTAATGCTATTAAAAAAGCAATAGTTGATGTGGTTGAAGGTGATATCATTGATTTTTACAGTAATCTATAA
- the rplD gene encoding 50S ribosomal protein L4, whose product MKVAVLDIKGKETGRKADLSDAVFAIEPNDHAVYLDVKQYLAHQRQGTHKAKERAEIAGSTRKIKKQKGTGTARAGSIKSPIFRGGGRIFGPRPKDYGQKLNKNVKRLARKSALSIKSKEQAILVVEDFSFDTPKTKDFKGVLKSLGLENKKSLFVLGDSNNSVYLSSRNLKGSEVVTSSEISTYKILNASSIVVLEGALEGLESNLTK is encoded by the coding sequence ATGAAGGTAGCAGTTTTAGATATCAAAGGAAAAGAAACAGGTAGAAAGGCAGACCTTTCTGATGCTGTTTTTGCAATAGAGCCGAACGATCACGCTGTGTATTTGGATGTTAAGCAATATTTAGCTCACCAAAGACAGGGGACGCACAAAGCAAAAGAGCGTGCGGAAATTGCGGGAAGTACTCGTAAGATCAAGAAGCAAAAAGGAACTGGTACAGCGCGTGCCGGTAGTATTAAATCTCCTATTTTTAGAGGTGGTGGTAGAATTTTTGGGCCAAGACCTAAAGATTACGGTCAAAAGTTGAACAAAAACGTAAAACGTTTGGCTCGTAAATCTGCACTTAGTATCAAGTCTAAAGAACAAGCAATTTTAGTTGTAGAAGACTTTAGTTTTGATACGCCAAAGACAAAAGATTTTAAAGGTGTTTTGAAGTCATTAGGGCTTGAGAACAAAAAATCGTTGTTTGTCTTGGGTGATTCAAATAATAGCGTATATTTGTCTTCGCGAAATTTGAAAGGTTCCGAAGTTGTAACTTCCTCAGAAATAAGCACTTATAAAATTCTTAATGCATCAAGTATTGTGGTGTTGGAAGGTGCTTTAGAAGGATTGGAGTCAAATTTAACAAAATAG
- the rplC gene encoding 50S ribosomal protein L3, which yields MSGLIGKKVGMTSIFDENGKNIPCTVIEAGPCVVTQVRTEEVDGYKALQLGFDDKADKRANKAEAGHFKKAGTSPKKKVVEFQGFGEDYKLGDTVGVDVFVEGEFVDVIGTSKGKGFQGVVKRHGFGGVGQATHGQHNRLRAPGSIGAASYPARVFKGMKMAGRMGGDRVTVQNLRVLKVVPEKNLLVVKGAVPGHKNAYVTIEK from the coding sequence ATGTCTGGGTTAATTGGAAAAAAAGTAGGCATGACCAGCATCTTTGACGAGAACGGGAAGAATATTCCTTGTACCGTTATTGAGGCGGGACCATGTGTGGTTACCCAAGTCAGAACCGAAGAAGTTGATGGGTATAAAGCTCTTCAGCTTGGTTTCGATGACAAGGCAGATAAGCGTGCTAATAAGGCCGAAGCAGGTCATTTTAAAAAGGCAGGTACATCTCCTAAGAAAAAAGTCGTTGAGTTTCAAGGTTTTGGTGAGGATTACAAATTGGGAGACACCGTTGGTGTTGATGTATTTGTAGAAGGAGAATTTGTAGATGTTATTGGTACGTCTAAAGGTAAAGGTTTTCAAGGTGTTGTAAAACGCCACGGATTTGGTGGTGTAGGTCAGGCGACTCACGGTCAGCATAACCGTTTGAGAGCTCCTGGTTCCATTGGTGCCGCATCTTATCCTGCTAGAGTTTTTAAAGGAATGAAAATGGCCGGTAGAATGGGTGGCGATAGAGTTACCGTTCAAAACCTTAGAGTGTTAAAGGTTGTTCCGGAGAAGAATCTTTTAGTTGTAAAAGGTGCTGTTCCAGGTCATAAGAACGCTTACGTAACTATCGAGAAGTAA
- the rpsJ gene encoding 30S ribosomal protein S10: protein MSQKIRIKLKSYDHNLVDKSAEKIVKTVKTTGAVVTGPIPLPTHKKIFTVLRSPHVNKKSREQFQLSSYKRLLDIYSSSSKTIDALMKLELPSGVEVEIKV, encoded by the coding sequence ATGAGCCAAAAAATAAGGATAAAACTTAAATCTTACGATCATAACTTGGTAGACAAGTCTGCTGAGAAAATCGTAAAAACGGTAAAAACTACCGGGGCTGTGGTAACGGGTCCAATTCCATTACCAACGCATAAGAAGATATTTACGGTTTTGCGTTCGCCGCACGTAAATAAGAAATCAAGAGAGCAATTTCAACTTAGTTCATATAAAAGACTGTTGGATATTTATAGCTCTTCATCAAAAACTATTGATGCCCTTATGAAGTTAGAACTTCCGAGTGGTGTTGAGGTTGAGATAAAAGTATAG